Genomic DNA from Candidatus Sulfurimonas marisnigri:
TAGAACTTAAAATATCATCATTTGTGTATGATGGCATCGGCATATCCATAGATGGAGTTTGAATCTCTGTGACTTTTTGGTTTAGTAAAAAGCTGATAAAGTGGTAAAGAAGTTTTTGATTAGAGTCCATTTGAGAGATAAGTCTCTCAACATTTCCCTTTTTGGCTTTTACTTCAAGCAGGTCTACTTTTTTTGCATAACCTACCTCTATCATATTTTTTGTAATAAGTTCAAGGGTGTCAATATTTTGTAAAATAGTATTGAGATTTTCACTTGAGTTTCTCAAAAGAGCCATATCATAAAAGCTTTTTCTGATTTGATAAATTTTTTCGTTTACAACTTGCTTTTTTTCAAGAGTTTTCATTTTTGTCATAGAATTCATGATATCTGTATAGCTAGAGATTTTAAAGCCTGTGAAAATAGGCACTTCGTACTTTAGTTTACTCTGAAAAAAGTTTCTTGAGTCAGGGTAGTTTAGGTCATCTGGTTGTACAGCAAGTAGTCCACTCATATCCGATGGAGCAATATCTGCTGCTGCACCACCTATAGCTTGCCCAAGCGGTGTTAAAAACTCATTAAAACCAAAATCACCAAAAGTCGCCTCTCTAGAGGTTAGTTTAAAGCCAAAAACATTTCCCGCATCATCAGAGTTTGCAAAATCTTGTATAAAATCTAGTTTACCCCAATGGTTTCCTGAAGCTGTTTTTACATCTTCTTTGGCTGATTGCAACTCTAACGAGGCACTTTTTATCTCTAAGTTCTCTTTTTTTAAAATTTCTATAGCAGCAGTCAAGTCAATAGATTCTGAGGCATATATAATTGATGAATTAAGGATAAACGCAGTAAAGAGCAGACCGAATCTTTTTTTCATAAAGTTCCTTTGTTTTTATCTTATTAAATTAAGCTTTGATTATAACATATATGTCTTTAAGTTATATTGATAGAATATAGCAACTCTAATTTAACTAATCTTGTTTGAAGTAAATTGTATTTAACATTCTCAAAAGAACTACTTAAACTATGGATAGTTTTGATAGAATAAGAGATTAATTAAAAAGGCAAAAATATAGAGATGCAAATGGTAGTAGATTCCTTGAGAGCCAAGGGGAAGATTTATAAAAAAATGTTAGAGATAGCCCCCAAAGAGCTTGGAGTGCGAAACAAGATAAAAATATTTAAAGCTACGGATGTGACCGGGTATTTTTGGGTAATTATTGCAGTTAGCCAAAAGAGTAGAATACTTATGAAAGATGTACATAAATTTGAAGAGATTTATGCAAAGTTAACCATTTTTTGCGGGCATAATTTTAAACACAAAATTATTTTTATAGATGCACCGCTATGCTCCAAAGCTAGTGAAGCATTTAAAAAGCAAGGGTGGAAGATTCACTAATGCTACTTTGTGATATTGGAAATACTTCGTTTCATTTTCTTGACGGTGATGAAGATTATAAAAAAGATGCTAAAACTTTTGAACCATCAACCGTTCAAGAGAGGGTCTTTTATATTTGTGTAAATCCAGATGTCAAAAATATTTTAAAACCTTTAAAAAACTGGGTTGATTTGTCTCTACATGTAGATATGTCAAAATACTATGAAACAATCGGTATAGATAGAGTTATTGCATGTGAAGATATAGGCGATGGTATTGTCATAGATGCCGGAAGTGCAATTACGGTTGACCTTGTAAAAAGTGGAAAATATGAGGGTGGTTTTATATATCCAGGGCTTATGGCTATGAGTAACGCATATAAAAATATATCAACAGTTTTGGATTACTCATTTAACTTTGAGCTAGATTTAGATAAAATGCCAAAAAATTCCAGAGATTCCATAAGTTATGGATATCTTAAAACACTTCAGAGTGAAGTTCTCTCTCATAATATGAAAATAGTTTTAACGGGTGGAGATGCAAAAGAGTTTGCGAAAATCTTTACTGAAGCAATAATCGACGAGAGAGTAGTGTTTAACGGGATGAAAAAGATAATGAAAAAGGCAAATATATGTTAACAGTTGCACTTCCAAAAGGTCGTATCGCAAAAGAGACTTTAGAGATTTTTGAGACAATTTTTGGTGACACTTTTAAATTTGATGATAGAAAACTAATCCTTGATACTCCAGATTTTCGTTTTTTACTTGTTAGAAATCAAGATGTGGCTACATACGTTTACCACCAAGCAGCAGATATCGGTGTTGTTGGACTAGATACTTTAGAAGAGCAGGGCTTAGATGTTATTCGCCTTCTTGACCTTAAGCGAGGCATCTGTAAAGTTTCAATCGGTATGAAAAACGGTGAAAAACTTGACCTTGATAAGCCAGATATTAAAGTTGCATCAAAAATGGTAAATATCACTAAGCGTTACTTTGAAGAGCGTGCCGTATCTGTTGATATTATTAAGCTTTATGGCTCTATAGAACTGGCTCCAATTATTGGACTTGCTGATATGATAGTTGATGTTGTTGAGACAGGTGCTACAATGAAGCAAAATGGTTTAGAAGTTGTAGAAGACATTATGACTTCATCAACTTACCTGATTGCCAACAAAAACAGCTACATCGCTAAAAAAGATAAAGTTTTAGATATCTATGAAAAAATCAACGAAGTTATCAAAGCCGAACAAGAAGCTAAATAATTATGACAACACAGATGACTAACCTAGACCTATACGCAAAAGCTGAACACCTTCTGGGAATTGAAGAAGCAACTGAAGCACTTTATGACCTTTATCGCTCAGAACTAGATGAATATAATGTAAAAACACTTCTAGATGTGGGTTGTGGCCGTGGCGGTTTTATGGAGCGTATGATTAGTGATGGCGTTACATGTAAGGGAGTTGACCTTAGCTCTATTATGGTTGAAGAGTGCAAGCTTAAAGAT
This window encodes:
- the hisG gene encoding ATP phosphoribosyltransferase, producing MLTVALPKGRIAKETLEIFETIFGDTFKFDDRKLILDTPDFRFLLVRNQDVATYVYHQAADIGVVGLDTLEEQGLDVIRLLDLKRGICKVSIGMKNGEKLDLDKPDIKVASKMVNITKRYFEERAVSVDIIKLYGSIELAPIIGLADMIVDVVETGATMKQNGLEVVEDIMTSSTYLIANKNSYIAKKDKVLDIYEKINEVIKAEQEAK
- a CDS encoding type III pantothenate kinase, which produces MEDSLMLLCDIGNTSFHFLDGDEDYKKDAKTFEPSTVQERVFYICVNPDVKNILKPLKNWVDLSLHVDMSKYYETIGIDRVIACEDIGDGIVIDAGSAITVDLVKSGKYEGGFIYPGLMAMSNAYKNISTVLDYSFNFELDLDKMPKNSRDSISYGYLKTLQSEVLSHNMKIVLTGGDAKEFAKIFTEAIIDERVVFNGMKKIMKKANIC
- a CDS encoding TolC family protein, producing MKKRFGLLFTAFILNSSIIYASESIDLTAAIEILKKENLEIKSASLELQSAKEDVKTASGNHWGKLDFIQDFANSDDAGNVFGFKLTSREATFGDFGFNEFLTPLGQAIGGAAADIAPSDMSGLLAVQPDDLNYPDSRNFFQSKLKYEVPIFTGFKISSYTDIMNSMTKMKTLEKKQVVNEKIYQIRKSFYDMALLRNSSENLNTILQNIDTLELITKNMIEVGYAKKVDLLEVKAKKGNVERLISQMDSNQKLLYHFISFLLNQKVTEIQTPSMDMPMPSYTNDDILSSNIDIKRANNGLGIKKSMVQLSEASYYPMIGAFAEVSTADNSFLGEASDHAAYTIGARLTWNIFNGGIDSANVEKARLDFIKTKTQVQLANSGIALQIDKIKTEIDTYNHDIISLEKELALADEIYKNYEGRYKEKLSSMSDVIIKQSEQIQKILQLNQARNKRNERIFALEKLANGEDK